A genomic segment from Vidua macroura isolate BioBank_ID:100142 chromosome Z, ASM2450914v1, whole genome shotgun sequence encodes:
- the LOC128821474 gene encoding uncharacterized protein LOC128821474 isoform X1 yields the protein MPGSRQGDEDINPEARSGAEARGQLVRDSPGADSAAAVPPLLHQCSTNGRRSRRQRQLLRAQPNIPCRTPGDPGDRNRDRPHLPLLLLLVQVCSEDLPPGAFLISPLGGEKQCRDSSGSSPCFSVRCLQLNMLRSLALSKGPYHIACTGEPEGLLLALNQKALLRLRNAPSFADGLVLARSGFVSKSAGTGSIKHGEASGSFSLKPHL from the exons ATGCCTGGCAGCAGACAAGGAGATGAGGATATCAATCCAGAGGCCAGATCTGGTGCTGAGGCCAGAGGGCAGCTGGtcagggacagcccaggagcAGATTCTGCAGCCGCTGTTCCACCGCTGCTCCACCAGTGTTCCACCAACGGCCGCAGGAGTAGGAGACAACGACAGTTGCTACGGGCACAGCCCAACATTCCATGCAGAACCCCAGGGGACCCAGGGGACAGAAACAGGGATAGGCCACATTTGCCTCTGTTACTTCTTCTGGTGCAAGTTTGCTCTGAGGACCTTCCCCCTGGGGCATTTCTCATCAGTCCTCTGGGCGGGGAAAAGCAGTGCAGAGACAGCTCTGGGTCTTCTCCGTGCTTCTCTGTAAGGTGCCTCCAGCTGAACATGCTCAGGAGCCTGGCTCTGTCAAAGGGCCCATACCACATTGCCTGCACTGGAGAACCAGAAGGACTCCTGCTGGCTCTGAACCAGAAGGCTCTCCTCCGGTTGAG AAATGCTCCCAGCTTTGCTGATGGATTGGTCTTGGCCAGGAGTGGGTTCGTCTCAAAGTCAGCTGGAACTGGCTCCATCAAACATGgtgaagcttctggcagcttttcaCTGAAGCCACACCTGTAG
- the LOC128821473 gene encoding zinc finger protein 541-like: MKRKAKANIQPRINVGSDFQAELPELQTGPPSEDEEPATLVWKPWGEDDSDMEKPDRVRELLDMASSRGISGAAANLELALHCLHQARGSIPEALEMLLSGGPPTPQGHPLADYHYADSDTWTPEEKESFQKAFHTYGKDFHLIQKQIQSKTVAQCVEYYYSWKKEHKLASALAQTVGKAKRSKSPPRKENGETGKRRRKRARSAECPCCQPQQPPHSAGGPFPCGQCKRVFETMTERNKHRRRHCPQKEAGPLSKKKRPN, translated from the exons atgaaaaggaaagcaaaagccaacaTTCAGCC GCGCATCAATGTTGGCAGTGACTTTCAGGCTgagctccctgagctgcagaCCGGACCGCCAAGTGAGGATGAAGAGCCTGCAACCCTGGTCTGGAAGCCCTGGGGGGAAGATGACTCTGACATGGAAAAACCAGACAGAG TAAGAGAACTGTTGGACATGGCCAGCTCCCGTGGCATTTCCGGGGCAGCAGCTAACCTGGAGCTCgccctgcactgcctgcaccaGGCACGCGGCAGCATTCCG GAGGCTCTGGAGATGTTGCTCTCTGGGGGGCCTCCAACACCTCAAGGCCATCCCTTGGCTGATTATCATTACGCAG ACTCTGATACATGGACACCTGAGGAGAAGGAGTCCTTCCAAAAGGCTTTCCACACCTATGGCAAGGATTTTCATCTCATCCAGAAGCAG ATTCAGAGTAAGACCGTGGCACAGTGTGTGGAGTACTACTACTCCTGGAAAAAAGAGCATAAACTTGCCAGTGCTCTTGCTCAG ACTGTGGGCAAagcaaagaggagcaaaagccCTCCCAGAAAGGAGAATGGGGAGACAGGGAAGAGAAGACGCAAGAGGGCCCGCAGCGCGGAGTGTCCCTGCTGCCAACCGCAGCAGCCGCCTCATTCGGCGGGAGGCCCCTTTCCATGCGGGCAGTGCAAACG GGTGTTTGAAACCATGACGGAAAGGAATAAACACAGGAGAAGGCATTGCCCACAGAAGGAAGCAGGGCCTCTCTCCAAGAAGAAAAGACCAAATTAG
- the LOC128821474 gene encoding uncharacterized protein LOC128821474 isoform X2 — protein sequence MPGSRQGDEDINPEARSGAEARGQLVRDSPGADSAAAVPPLLHQCSTNGRRSRRQRQLLRAQPNIPCRTPGDPGDRNRDRPHLPLLLLLVQVCSEDLPPGAFLISPLGGEKQCRDSSGSSPCFSVRCLQLNMLRSLALSKGPYHIACTGEPEGLLLALNQKALLRLRNAPSFADGLVLARSGFVSKSAGTGSIKHGKP from the exons ATGCCTGGCAGCAGACAAGGAGATGAGGATATCAATCCAGAGGCCAGATCTGGTGCTGAGGCCAGAGGGCAGCTGGtcagggacagcccaggagcAGATTCTGCAGCCGCTGTTCCACCGCTGCTCCACCAGTGTTCCACCAACGGCCGCAGGAGTAGGAGACAACGACAGTTGCTACGGGCACAGCCCAACATTCCATGCAGAACCCCAGGGGACCCAGGGGACAGAAACAGGGATAGGCCACATTTGCCTCTGTTACTTCTTCTGGTGCAAGTTTGCTCTGAGGACCTTCCCCCTGGGGCATTTCTCATCAGTCCTCTGGGCGGGGAAAAGCAGTGCAGAGACAGCTCTGGGTCTTCTCCGTGCTTCTCTGTAAGGTGCCTCCAGCTGAACATGCTCAGGAGCCTGGCTCTGTCAAAGGGCCCATACCACATTGCCTGCACTGGAGAACCAGAAGGACTCCTGCTGGCTCTGAACCAGAAGGCTCTCCTCCGGTTGAG AAATGCTCCCAGCTTTGCTGATGGATTGGTCTTGGCCAGGAGTGGGTTCGTCTCAAAGTCAGCTGGAACTGGCTCCATCAAACATG GGAAGCCATGA